The DNA sequence GTCCCAGGCCCGCGGAATGTGTTGATGAAAAAGCTCTCTCCCCCGAGCATTGAACGCTTTAAAGCGCCAAAAACGCCTCCCTTGGCTTTTGTCTCCATCTTTATGGTGGGACTCATGTGCACCATGGCTCCGGCCTCCGCCTGAATGGCCTCCCCCTGGGAGAGCTCCACCTCAAGCAGAGAAAAGCTCGGCCTGTGGTTTATCGTGTATCTCAAAAACATCACCTCACAGAGATTATGCAGGGGTTCCTTATATACCTCCGCATCGTTAATCGTCGAAAAAACCTTTTACTTTCACCGAAAGACTTTTATAATGGCCGGGTTTAGCACTAAAAGAACGTTTAAAGCTCAGCTCTTATGCAGGTGATGGCCATGGGAAAACTGCTGAAACCTATTAAGGATGTCGGTATCGTCGGATACGGTGCCTACGTCCCCATGTACAGGATTAAAAACGAGGAGATAGGAAGGGTCTGGGGTGTTTCGAGCTTTCCTATCAGGGAAAAATCAGTCCCGGGTCTGGATGAGGATGCAATAACGATTGGAATTGAGGCAGCGAGGAATGCCCTTAAAAGGGCGCGGATTGATCCCAGGCTTATAAGGGCACTCTGGTTTGGAACCGAGTCAAAGCCCTACGCCGTCAAGCCTTCTGCAACGGTTATAGCCGAGGCAATCGGTGCAACACCCGATCTGGATGCAGCCGATTTCGAGTTTGCATGCAAAGCGGGAACCGAAGCCCTGCAGGCTGCTATAGGATTCGTGGGTTCTGGAATGGCTGAATATGCCATGGCGATAGGTGCCGACACATCCCAGGGGAGGCCGGGTGACCACCTCGAATTCACCGCCTCGGCCGGTGGAGCGGCCTACCTCCTCGGTCCAAAAGGTTCTGATACCCTCGCGTATTTTGAGGCAAGCTACTCCTACGTAACCGATACCCCCGACTTCTGGAGGAGGCAGCACGAGCACTACCCGAGGCACGGCAACCGCTTCACAGGCGAACCTGCATACTTCCATCAGATAATAAGTGCCGCCAAGACCCTCATGGAAGAGATGGACTACACGCCGGACGACTTCGACTACGCCGTCTTCCACCAGCCCAACGTCAAGTTCCCGCTGACGGCCGCAAAGATACTCGGCATCCCGAAGGAAAAAGTAATTCCAGGACTCCTTACAGGGTTCATTGGCAACACCTACAGCGGCGCAACCCTCGTCGGCGTTTCGGCGGTTCTCGACGTGGCCAAACCCGGTGACAGAATTCTCTGGGTGAGCTTTGGTTCAGGAGCAGGAAGTGACGCCTTCAGTCTCGTCGTGCAGGACGCCATAGAGGAGAAGAGAGACCTAGCACCGAAGACAATGGACTACGTGAACAGAAAGAGGTACATCGATTACGCGCTCTACGCGAAGGCCAGGAGGAAGTACATACTGTAGGGGGTGTTAAGATGACGATTGAAAAGCCCGTGATCATCGGCGTTGGTATGATTCCTGTCGGAGAGCACTGGAAGCTCTCGCTCAGAGACATAGCCGTTGAAGCCCTTCTCAACGCGATGGATGATGCTGGAGTCGAGAGGGTTGACTCGCTCTACGTTGGAAACATGATCTCAGGTTCCTTCATTGAGCAGGAGAACCTCGGCGCCCTTATAGCCGACTGGGCAGGCCTTGGAAACGTTCCAGCCGTTAAGGTTGAGGCCGCATGTGCTTCAGGTGGGGCGGCTGTGCAGGAGGGTGCAAAGGCCGTAATGGCCGGCCTTGAGGACGTTGTTGCGGTTGTGGGTGTTGAGAAGATGACCGACGCCTGGCCGAGCGACGCCACCAGGTATCTGGCCTACGCCGCTGATGCGGACTGGGAGCTATTCCACGGGGCCAGTTTTGTGGCATTAAACGCACTCATAATGAGGCACTACATGAATACATATGGCTACACCGAGGAGGACCTGGCGCTCTTCGCAGTCAACGCCCACGCCAACGGTGCCAAGAACCCCTACGCAATGTTCAAGGGACCCATAAAGGTTGAGACCGTCCTGAAAAGCCCCTACATAGCAGACCCTCTCAAGCTCTTCGATGCATCGCCGGTCTGCGACGGTGCGGCGGCAGTGATAATCACCACACAGGAGAAGGCCAAGGAGCTCGGCGTTCCCAGGGAGAAGTGGGTCGAGGTTGCTGGAATGGGGAGGGCGATTGACACCATAAACCTCGCCAACAGGGAAGACCTTCTCACGCTTAAAGCTGCGAAAATTGCAGCGGATAGGGCATACAGAATGGCCGGCGTTGAGGCTAAGGAGGTCAACTTCTTCGAGGTTCACGACGCCTTTACCGTCATGGCCGCGCTCAGCCTCGAGGCCCTCGGTGTCGCGAAAAAGGGAGAGGGCGCGAAGCTCGCCAGGGAGGGCCAGATAGCGGTCGATGCAAACTACCCGATACAGACTATGGGAGGGCTGAAGAGCAGAGGGCACCCAGTTGGAGCCACCGGCGTTTACCAGACGGTCGAGGCGGTTCTGCAGCTCCGCGGCGAGGCACCTGAGGGGATACAGGTTCCGAACGCCGAGGTAGGTCTGACCCAGAACATAGGCGGTACGGGCTCGAACATAACGGTCAACGTGTTTAGGAGGGTCTGAGATGGGAAAGCCCATGCAGGTTGCAAGGCACTGGAGACACTTCCGCGAGAAGTACGCCCTCATCGGGGGCAAATGTGAGAACGGCCACATATTTTTCCCCTACAGAAGCGTCTGTCCCGTATGCGGAAGCAGGAACGTCAAGGAATATGAACTGAACGGAAAGGGGAAGGTCATAAGCTGGACAATAGTACGGAACCCCCCGAGCGGCTTTGAATACTACCGGCCGTATCCCCTCGCACTAATCCAGCTGGAGGAGGGTCCCGTCGTTCTGGCCCAGCTAACCGACGTTGACCCCGAGGAAATCCATGAGGGTATGGAGGTGGAGATGGTAACAAGAAAACTACGCGAGTTCGACGAGGACGGAATAATACTCTACGGGTACAAGTTCAGGCCCGTTTTGAAGTGAGCTCTTTCCTATTTCTTTCCTACCCTCCGGAAGTCGCCCAAATAGGAAGCGGTGGTAAAGTGGATGTGCGGCTCCTCAAGCCTTTTCGATCTTCATTCGCTCGCCGCTCTCAAACTCCAGCTCCAGGAGGCCCCTTTTCATCCTAACCTTGATACCATCAACGACGGCTTCTATCCCACCATTCTCCGCCCTAACACCAAGCATCCCCGCTATCTCATCCACGCTCTTCAGAGAGCCGTTCATGGTAGTTTCCATGACCTCACCTTCGCTCTCAATGCTAATCCTGAGCTTTCCTTTACCGTCACGTATGAAACTCTCCTCTTTCAATTCCCTTACCTTATCGGGTTGAGGTGGGTGTACACACGGCATCATTTTCACCGATTCAATCTTCACCCGGGGGTTTATCAGGTTTTGCATGAAGGTCCCTGACCATCCTAACCCATATTCCGCTCTGCCCAACCTTCCTAAAGCCGTAGCTTTCGTAGAACTCGATGGCACCCCTGTTTTTCTCACCGACCCACAGCTCAACACGATCCGTGTAACGGGACAGGTAATCCAGACCTTTCCCCATCAGGATGCGTCCGATACCGTGGCCCTGGAATCTTCTGTCGACGACGAACTCATGAATCGCACCAACTATCCTGCCCT is a window from the Thermococcus sp. genome containing:
- a CDS encoding hydroxymethylglutaryl-CoA synthase, whose translation is MGKLLKPIKDVGIVGYGAYVPMYRIKNEEIGRVWGVSSFPIREKSVPGLDEDAITIGIEAARNALKRARIDPRLIRALWFGTESKPYAVKPSATVIAEAIGATPDLDAADFEFACKAGTEALQAAIGFVGSGMAEYAMAIGADTSQGRPGDHLEFTASAGGAAYLLGPKGSDTLAYFEASYSYVTDTPDFWRRQHEHYPRHGNRFTGEPAYFHQIISAAKTLMEEMDYTPDDFDYAVFHQPNVKFPLTAAKILGIPKEKVIPGLLTGFIGNTYSGATLVGVSAVLDVAKPGDRILWVSFGSGAGSDAFSLVVQDAIEEKRDLAPKTMDYVNRKRYIDYALYAKARRKYIL
- a CDS encoding thiolase domain-containing protein, with protein sequence MEKPVIIGVGMIPVGEHWKLSLRDIAVEALLNAMDDAGVERVDSLYVGNMISGSFIEQENLGALIADWAGLGNVPAVKVEAACASGGAAVQEGAKAVMAGLEDVVAVVGVEKMTDAWPSDATRYLAYAADADWELFHGASFVALNALIMRHYMNTYGYTEEDLALFAVNAHANGAKNPYAMFKGPIKVETVLKSPYIADPLKLFDASPVCDGAAAVIITTQEKAKELGVPREKWVEVAGMGRAIDTINLANREDLLTLKAAKIAADRAYRMAGVEAKEVNFFEVHDAFTVMAALSLEALGVAKKGEGAKLAREGQIAVDANYPIQTMGGLKSRGHPVGATGVYQTVEAVLQLRGEAPEGIQVPNAEVGLTQNIGGTGSNITVNVFRRV
- a CDS encoding Zn-ribbon domain-containing OB-fold protein — protein: MGKPMQVARHWRHFREKYALIGGKCENGHIFFPYRSVCPVCGSRNVKEYELNGKGKVISWTIVRNPPSGFEYYRPYPLALIQLEEGPVVLAQLTDVDPEEIHEGMEVEMVTRKLREFDEDGIILYGYKFRPVLK
- a CDS encoding GNAT family N-acetyltransferase, whose translation is MGAVEVERLDRLNAETLEELVGIYMRGYEGLREYGGEGEGYAKRYLRWCWSKARDGFFVARRGGELAGFIVCDRDWYSKYEGRIVGAIHEFVVDRRFQGHGIGRILMGKGLDYLSRYTDRVELWVGEKNRGAIEFYESYGFRKVGQSGIWVRMVRDLHAKPDKPPGED